One Fuerstiella marisgermanici DNA window includes the following coding sequences:
- a CDS encoding S1 family peptidase: MKYSIKPQIVRLAACAVALAGLSQSALADVEIYNETLKSTAWVLAKTGGSTSSGTGVLVNAEKKLLVTNFHVVGDARAAVIFFPEMKDGQPINDRNHYLKNVRKLGIRGRVLGVDRKRDLALVELDKLPEGTKAIDMARKTISPGAQVQSIGNSGSSDALWVFTSGTVRSAYQKQFRTGAGEHDFKVVETTSPINPGDSGGPVVNSDGELVAIAQSISPKARLVSYNVDITEVKSFLESQWKPAPLPIDELLEKAELTFTKHDSGHMEVSFDQKDETKQAVFVTKEIEYYGRADVRKVWALAATLKEAPGVDVLTQLLQQSARTKMGAWTIEKASNGDYLVIYCCKLDATATPDALKSTMEYVATLTNVAKKDLIPTEPKEDPTETLAAWLSN, translated from the coding sequence ATGAAGTATTCAATCAAGCCACAAATCGTTCGACTCGCGGCCTGTGCGGTCGCCCTGGCTGGCCTTAGTCAATCCGCTCTGGCCGATGTCGAAATCTACAACGAAACGTTGAAGTCCACGGCGTGGGTGCTGGCCAAAACAGGCGGTTCGACGTCCAGCGGAACAGGCGTCCTGGTCAATGCAGAAAAGAAACTGCTGGTGACCAATTTTCATGTGGTCGGTGATGCTCGAGCGGCCGTGATTTTCTTCCCGGAGATGAAGGACGGCCAGCCCATCAACGATCGCAATCACTATCTCAAGAACGTTCGAAAACTTGGCATTCGCGGCCGCGTGCTGGGAGTCGATCGCAAGCGGGATCTCGCACTGGTGGAACTCGACAAACTGCCCGAAGGCACCAAAGCCATCGACATGGCTCGCAAGACGATTAGTCCGGGAGCTCAGGTCCAGTCAATCGGGAACTCCGGATCATCCGACGCACTGTGGGTGTTCACGTCGGGAACCGTTCGGTCGGCCTATCAAAAGCAGTTTCGCACCGGCGCTGGCGAACACGACTTCAAGGTTGTCGAAACAACTTCGCCGATCAACCCCGGCGATAGCGGTGGCCCCGTCGTCAATAGCGACGGCGAACTGGTTGCGATCGCTCAATCGATTTCACCAAAAGCTCGACTGGTCAGCTACAACGTTGACATCACAGAAGTGAAATCGTTTCTGGAAAGTCAGTGGAAGCCCGCTCCGTTGCCGATTGATGAACTTCTGGAGAAAGCCGAACTCACGTTCACCAAACACGACAGTGGCCACATGGAAGTTTCATTCGATCAAAAGGACGAAACGAAACAGGCAGTCTTCGTCACAAAGGAAATCGAATACTACGGCCGAGCTGACGTGCGGAAAGTATGGGCTCTGGCCGCAACGTTGAAAGAAGCGCCTGGCGTCGACGTGCTAACCCAACTGCTGCAGCAGAGTGCTCGCACAAAAATGGGAGCGTGGACGATTGAGAAAGCGTCGAACGGCGACTACCTGGTGATCTACTGCTGCAAGCTGGACGCAACTGCGACTCCCGACGCTTTGAAGAGCACCATGGAATACGTGGCCACTCTGACCAACGTGGCGAAGAAGGATCTGATTCCGACAGAGCCCAAAGAAGATCCAACCGAAACGCTGGCGGCCTGGTTAAGCAACTAA
- a CDS encoding SPFH domain-containing protein, whose amino-acid sequence MHTEKPYRPMSGWPALVGVIAMFFAGLGLLIVGASKESPVQILSGIGLLLFALTCCCGFMAIAPNQSRVLLLFGAYKGSAKDSGFFWVNPFYSKKKLSLRVRNFETGSMTTPEKKNEAGQVVAKSSRTGGKPSKVNDSDGNPIDISAVVVWKVVDTAEAMFEVDDYENFMEVQSEAALRVLASRHPYDSDDSQVSLRGNTTEVCEQLKADIQERLDKAGINVIEARISHLAYAQEIAAAMLQRQQAQAVVAARTKIVEGAVGMVDMALDHLKRDGIVELDEDRKATMVSNLLVVLCSGAHTQPVVNTGTLYS is encoded by the coding sequence ATGCACACAGAAAAACCGTATCGCCCCATGTCGGGCTGGCCCGCTCTTGTTGGCGTTATTGCGATGTTCTTTGCTGGATTAGGGCTGCTGATTGTCGGGGCCAGTAAGGAGAGCCCCGTTCAAATTCTGTCCGGAATCGGCCTGCTGCTTTTTGCGTTGACCTGCTGCTGCGGATTTATGGCCATCGCGCCGAATCAGTCGCGTGTGCTGCTTCTTTTTGGTGCCTACAAAGGGTCAGCCAAAGATTCGGGCTTCTTCTGGGTAAACCCATTCTACTCGAAGAAGAAGCTGTCATTGCGAGTTCGAAACTTCGAGACCGGCTCGATGACAACGCCGGAAAAGAAGAATGAAGCCGGACAGGTTGTTGCCAAGAGCAGTCGAACCGGCGGTAAGCCCTCCAAGGTTAACGACAGTGACGGCAATCCGATCGATATTTCCGCGGTCGTCGTGTGGAAGGTCGTTGACACTGCGGAAGCGATGTTCGAAGTGGACGACTACGAAAATTTCATGGAGGTGCAAAGCGAGGCGGCGTTGCGAGTTCTGGCCAGTCGGCATCCGTACGACAGTGACGATTCACAGGTGTCGCTTCGAGGAAACACCACAGAAGTCTGTGAGCAACTGAAGGCTGATATTCAGGAACGTCTGGACAAGGCCGGTATCAATGTCATTGAAGCTCGCATCAGCCATCTGGCTTACGCTCAGGAAATTGCAGCGGCCATGCTGCAGCGTCAGCAGGCTCAGGCCGTGGTGGCGGCTCGCACGAAGATTGTGGAAGGAGCCGTCGGAATGGTCGACATGGCGCTTGACCATCTCAAGCGAGACGGGATCGTGGAACTGGATGAAGACCGCAAAGCCACCATGGTTTCGAACCTGCTGGTCGTGCTGTGTAGCGGAGCTCACACACAACCAGTCGTGAACACGGGAACGTTGTACAGCTAG
- a CDS encoding efflux RND transporter permease subunit, which yields MKAAVAWAIRQSPAMNTIMVAVLVVGVFAGITLRREEFPQFELEIVLVSVPYPGASPEEVESGICQKIEEAVRSVDGVKKVTSVAGEGAGNVVIEVKSDVPSVQKVLNEIQSEVDRIPSFPDLAEEPEVQQVTFRNSAITVGVVADESDADDAELQLREITERVRDDLLQIPQISVADISGEREYQIDVEVPEKTLREYGLTLTDVARRVRLRNLELPGGNIKDRGETYLLRGKNKRTVGEEISEIPLITRPDGVVLTVADLGEVKDEFVDTVSISRINGKPGLAISVKAAAREDLLAMVEAVHEYIDKKELPAGYHFTTWGDSAVNVQDRLDLLKRNGAQGLLLVFIVLALFLEFRLAFWVALGIPISVLGACAVLWQFDQTLNMLSMFAFLIALGIVVDDAIVIGENIYAHRELGKPFVQAAVDGTVEVIPSVATSIATTVFAFMPMFFVSGVMGKFFAVLPMAVIAMLVISLVESMFILPCHLAHGKKEPFFLTAGLNRVTNRFLAFFIFRIYTPMVRFSVTNPAITVSTAVTIVLLSVTLVRNGTVPSVFFPKLDAPEVVANVIFPDGTPSRITEAATLKIEKAIQQVNENHSTDAGPLVRVIHRLVGSVTTGGGPGGGETSTGGHVGKVHVQLVDNTEREITSQQVVDEWRAAVGPIPGVETVTFSTQNNGPGGKAIEFKLLAPANDMDQLELAVEEAKEKLRGFKGVSDIADDSRPGKWELQLTEKPGAVALGVPLDNIARTVRASYYGEEVMRLQRGRHEVKLMVRYPEEDRDSLANFSDIRVDGGDGIQRPITELASVNIQRGFSEINRIDQRRSITVSADVDEKENNAKQIVEELQGPKPSGFSIFRDKVRVLFGGKPTPPQDAFIPALLEKYPSLRIRWEGQQEQDTESIGSLFTGFVIAMLATFVLLTVEFNSYGQPLVVMAVIPFGIVGAIWGHAFMGLPLTLFSMLGLVALTGVVVNDSIVLVDFINARVRSGLPLKEAVIEAGQRRFRPVLLTSLTTVAGLLPILTEKSFQAQLVIPMATSLCFGLMLSTLLVLVLVPTFFFIYGSLFGVRAAEETVAVAEPTDKSAAVATPVG from the coding sequence ATGAAGGCTGCTGTTGCCTGGGCTATTCGTCAGTCTCCCGCCATGAACACAATCATGGTGGCAGTGTTGGTCGTCGGAGTCTTTGCCGGGATCACTCTGCGGCGCGAAGAGTTCCCTCAGTTTGAACTGGAAATCGTTCTGGTGTCCGTGCCCTACCCCGGCGCGAGTCCTGAGGAAGTGGAAAGTGGCATCTGCCAGAAAATCGAAGAAGCGGTTCGATCAGTCGACGGCGTAAAAAAAGTTACGTCAGTGGCGGGCGAAGGTGCCGGCAACGTCGTCATTGAAGTGAAGAGCGACGTGCCCAGCGTTCAGAAGGTGCTGAACGAAATTCAATCCGAAGTCGACCGCATCCCCAGCTTTCCGGACCTTGCCGAAGAACCCGAAGTGCAGCAGGTCACGTTTCGCAATTCGGCCATCACCGTTGGCGTTGTCGCTGACGAATCCGACGCTGATGATGCCGAGTTACAGCTGAGGGAAATCACCGAACGAGTGCGCGACGACCTGCTGCAGATTCCTCAGATTTCTGTGGCTGACATTTCTGGCGAACGTGAGTATCAAATTGACGTCGAAGTGCCGGAAAAAACGCTGCGAGAATACGGCTTAACGCTGACCGACGTCGCGCGGCGTGTTCGTCTACGGAACCTGGAACTGCCTGGCGGCAACATCAAAGATCGCGGCGAAACTTACCTGCTGCGCGGAAAGAATAAGCGGACTGTTGGCGAAGAGATCTCAGAAATCCCGCTGATTACTCGCCCGGACGGCGTGGTGCTGACGGTTGCTGATTTGGGCGAAGTGAAAGATGAGTTCGTCGACACAGTTTCGATCAGCCGGATCAATGGCAAGCCGGGCCTCGCGATTTCCGTGAAGGCGGCGGCTCGCGAAGACCTGTTGGCGATGGTGGAGGCCGTCCACGAATACATCGACAAAAAGGAACTTCCGGCTGGCTACCACTTCACAACATGGGGTGATAGTGCGGTGAACGTGCAGGATCGCCTGGACCTGCTGAAACGCAACGGAGCTCAGGGACTGCTGCTGGTGTTTATCGTGCTGGCTCTGTTCCTCGAGTTTCGACTTGCGTTCTGGGTGGCACTCGGAATTCCGATTTCGGTTCTGGGTGCGTGCGCTGTGCTATGGCAGTTTGATCAAACGTTGAACATGCTGTCGATGTTCGCGTTTCTAATCGCGTTGGGCATCGTTGTCGATGATGCGATCGTGATCGGTGAAAATATCTACGCTCATCGAGAACTCGGCAAGCCTTTTGTCCAGGCGGCGGTGGACGGCACGGTGGAAGTGATTCCGTCTGTCGCGACGTCTATCGCAACGACAGTCTTTGCCTTCATGCCGATGTTCTTTGTGTCCGGCGTGATGGGGAAATTCTTCGCGGTGCTGCCAATGGCCGTGATCGCGATGCTGGTGATCTCGCTGGTCGAAAGCATGTTCATACTGCCCTGCCATCTGGCTCATGGAAAGAAGGAACCGTTCTTTCTGACGGCGGGGTTAAACCGAGTTACCAATCGGTTTCTGGCCTTCTTCATCTTTCGCATCTACACGCCGATGGTGCGATTTTCTGTGACCAATCCGGCGATCACGGTCAGTACGGCCGTCACGATTGTCCTGTTGTCTGTCACGCTGGTCCGCAACGGAACCGTGCCAAGCGTGTTCTTTCCAAAGCTGGATGCTCCGGAAGTGGTGGCCAACGTGATCTTTCCGGACGGGACTCCCAGCCGAATTACTGAAGCGGCGACGCTGAAAATTGAAAAAGCGATCCAGCAGGTTAACGAGAATCATTCGACCGACGCCGGGCCGCTGGTACGCGTCATTCATCGGCTGGTCGGTTCGGTCACCACCGGCGGCGGCCCTGGCGGCGGGGAGACTTCGACCGGCGGTCACGTGGGTAAGGTCCACGTGCAGCTTGTCGATAACACCGAACGAGAAATCACCAGTCAACAGGTCGTCGACGAATGGCGAGCCGCAGTCGGCCCGATTCCCGGCGTGGAAACGGTGACGTTCAGTACTCAAAACAACGGGCCTGGCGGCAAGGCCATTGAATTCAAACTACTGGCTCCCGCCAACGACATGGATCAGCTTGAGCTGGCCGTCGAAGAGGCCAAGGAAAAGCTGCGAGGCTTTAAGGGAGTTTCTGACATTGCCGACGATTCGCGGCCCGGCAAGTGGGAACTGCAGCTCACCGAAAAGCCGGGCGCGGTTGCGTTGGGTGTGCCGTTGGACAACATCGCCAGGACCGTTCGAGCATCCTACTACGGCGAAGAAGTGATGCGGCTGCAGCGAGGGCGGCATGAAGTGAAGTTGATGGTTCGCTATCCGGAAGAGGATCGCGATTCACTGGCCAACTTTTCTGACATTCGAGTCGACGGCGGCGACGGAATTCAACGGCCCATTACGGAGCTGGCTTCTGTCAACATTCAACGCGGATTCTCGGAAATCAACCGCATCGATCAGCGGCGGTCAATCACGGTTTCGGCAGACGTGGACGAAAAGGAAAACAACGCGAAGCAGATTGTCGAAGAGCTTCAGGGACCGAAGCCAAGCGGCTTCAGCATCTTTCGGGATAAGGTTCGCGTCCTGTTTGGTGGCAAACCAACGCCGCCTCAGGACGCATTCATCCCGGCGTTGCTGGAGAAGTATCCATCGCTGCGAATTCGCTGGGAGGGGCAACAGGAACAGGACACCGAGAGCATCGGGAGTCTGTTCACGGGGTTCGTCATTGCAATGCTGGCAACGTTTGTGCTGTTGACGGTCGAGTTCAATTCGTACGGTCAGCCGCTGGTGGTGATGGCGGTGATTCCGTTCGGAATCGTTGGAGCGATCTGGGGGCACGCTTTCATGGGACTGCCGCTAACCCTGTTCAGTATGCTGGGGCTTGTGGCGTTGACGGGCGTTGTGGTGAATGATTCGATCGTGCTGGTCGACTTTATCAACGCCAGAGTCCGATCCGGTTTACCCCTGAAAGAGGCTGTTATCGAGGCGGGACAACGTCGTTTTCGTCCCGTCCTGTTGACGTCGCTGACTACGGTCGCGGGCCTGCTGCCAATCCTGACCGAAAAGTCGTTTCAGGCCCAGTTGGTGATCCCCATGGCCACCAGTCTGTGTTTTGGCCTGATGCTGTCGACGTTGCTGGTTCTGGTTCTGGTGCCGACATTCTTCTTCATCTACGGCAGCCTGTTTGGCGTGCGAGCTGCTGAAGAAACCGTTGCTGTTGCAGAACCGACAGACAAATCTGCGGCTGTGGCGACTCCTGTGGGTTAA
- a CDS encoding efflux RND transporter periplasmic adaptor subunit, translated as MKTAINIVVSLIVLVAGFVGLRIFGQKPEVPTQDAKAEDTGVPVETAKVSAWNRPFNMTIDGEASTYRIVTVGSEVEGRIVKKAEAARSGTYIRKGDLLFQIDSEKYQLEIDRLRAQLQQADEEISAVAVDLENTASLISLAEEDLKLQNNQMERMRILLAKRTANETEVEAAMKQELVARNALQSLKNQKKSLQQRAKTEAADKALVQAELDRAELDLKRCTVTSTLEGRIVDDIVEEGDHIQSGDDLVHISDGSRMEIKCQLRGEELAWVWTQAVAPDKNANPALADPLNLPPVPCEVAFEFEGVETIWDGYIARLEGTGIDRDTRTFPCRVLVEEPHKSRINDSGGGRPVVSPPTLLSGMYVNVRIPIQSISPLLKLPLEAVRPGGQIWVDRGGKLDVVEVSLAHSEGDMALVRQSGSGLSDGDRVIVSPLVSVRDGMKVTSTTQEAAE; from the coding sequence GTGAAGACAGCTATCAATATTGTCGTGTCCCTGATCGTTCTGGTGGCAGGTTTTGTCGGCTTAAGAATCTTCGGGCAGAAGCCGGAGGTGCCAACTCAGGACGCGAAGGCGGAAGACACTGGCGTGCCCGTTGAAACTGCGAAGGTGTCCGCGTGGAATCGTCCTTTCAATATGACGATCGACGGCGAAGCGTCCACCTATCGAATCGTGACGGTCGGGTCGGAGGTCGAAGGTCGCATCGTGAAGAAGGCTGAGGCGGCTCGCAGCGGAACTTACATTCGCAAAGGCGATTTGCTGTTTCAGATTGACTCGGAAAAGTATCAGCTTGAGATCGATCGATTGAGGGCGCAGCTGCAACAGGCGGACGAAGAAATTTCTGCCGTCGCCGTCGATCTCGAGAATACGGCCAGCCTGATTTCACTGGCCGAAGAAGACTTGAAGCTGCAGAACAACCAAATGGAACGCATGCGAATTCTGCTCGCGAAAAGAACGGCGAATGAGACAGAAGTTGAGGCGGCCATGAAGCAGGAACTGGTCGCCCGCAACGCATTGCAGTCATTAAAGAATCAAAAGAAATCGCTGCAACAGCGAGCGAAAACGGAAGCCGCCGATAAGGCTCTGGTGCAGGCAGAACTGGATCGTGCAGAACTGGATCTCAAACGCTGCACGGTGACGTCCACACTGGAAGGCCGCATCGTGGACGATATTGTGGAGGAAGGCGACCACATTCAATCGGGAGACGACCTTGTCCATATCAGCGACGGCTCACGTATGGAAATCAAATGCCAGCTTCGTGGCGAAGAACTGGCGTGGGTGTGGACTCAGGCGGTCGCTCCCGACAAGAACGCGAATCCGGCTCTGGCCGATCCGCTTAACCTGCCGCCCGTGCCCTGCGAAGTGGCGTTTGAGTTTGAAGGCGTCGAAACGATCTGGGATGGCTACATCGCTCGGCTTGAGGGCACTGGCATTGACCGTGACACGCGAACCTTCCCGTGCCGCGTGCTGGTAGAAGAACCTCATAAGTCACGCATCAACGACAGCGGCGGCGGGCGTCCTGTGGTGTCGCCGCCTACGTTGCTGAGCGGTATGTATGTGAACGTGCGAATTCCCATTCAATCGATCAGCCCCTTGTTGAAGTTACCACTGGAAGCTGTGCGGCCGGGTGGGCAGATTTGGGTCGATCGTGGTGGCAAACTGGACGTGGTGGAGGTTTCGCTGGCTCACAGCGAAGGTGACATGGCTCTGGTAAGGCAAAGTGGCAGCGGGCTCAGCGATGGTGACCGCGTGATTGTGTCGCCGCTGGTTTCCGTGCGAGACGGCATGAAGGTCACAAGCACAACTCAGGAGGCGGCAGAATGA
- a CDS encoding TetR/AcrR family transcriptional regulator, with protein MRGGQRLARPRTISDELILETARECFFEHGPSVSTDLIAEQLGVSPQALFKRFNNKQELMLAAVAPTGQASWIPLVEAGPDDRSLDEQLTEILQVLADFFVDISRRMSVLRWSGLDPKKLLDRFDEPPPLVDIRVLAGWLSRAADKGLIRPVDFRATAVMMLTSMHGPAMLTDMLGQHPTGHSRDEYVALMVDVLLQGMVPRD; from the coding sequence GTGCGAGGAGGGCAGCGATTGGCTCGGCCGAGGACCATATCTGACGAACTGATTCTCGAAACGGCGCGCGAGTGCTTTTTCGAGCATGGGCCTTCTGTGTCGACGGATCTGATTGCCGAGCAGCTGGGAGTGTCGCCTCAGGCGCTGTTTAAGCGGTTCAATAATAAGCAGGAACTGATGCTGGCCGCGGTGGCTCCCACGGGGCAGGCTTCGTGGATTCCTCTGGTTGAAGCGGGGCCGGACGACCGTTCTCTGGACGAGCAATTGACGGAAATTCTGCAGGTGCTGGCCGACTTCTTTGTGGACATTTCCCGGCGTATGTCTGTACTCAGGTGGAGTGGTCTGGATCCGAAAAAATTATTGGACAGATTCGACGAACCACCACCGCTGGTCGACATTCGAGTTTTGGCAGGCTGGCTGTCACGGGCGGCCGACAAAGGCCTGATTCGACCGGTCGATTTTCGCGCCACGGCGGTGATGATGCTGACGTCGATGCATGGGCCGGCGATGCTGACCGACATGCTCGGCCAGCACCCGACAGGCCATTCGCGAGACGAATATGTGGCGCTGATGGTGGACGTTTTATTACAGGGCATGGTGCCGCGAGATTGA
- a CDS encoding sialate O-acetylesterase, translating into MNIMRNCCLISLAVLSGLSNVANAELKLPSLFSDAMVLHRNKPVRVWGWATSGADISVSIADQRHKATANADGRWQLNLKPLPAGGPHQLTVAGDGGEITVKDLLIGEVWLCSGQSNMAMTVNRAKNFDAEAKAADYPQIRMFKVTSGHAREPQQHANGSWAVCSPDTVGSFSATAYFFGRRVHKELNVPIGLINSSVGGTSVESWTSMPAQSAVSAIKPRLDAWKESDTAYDEEAAKARYEKSLAAWTQKAKAARADGKKAPRKPQLAGRPRDDRNYPANLFNGKINPLVGFTIKGAIWYQGENSSGRGFSHLYGDQLPTLITDWRTRWGQGDFPFAWVQLPNFRSPQTEPSQTDGWVQVQEGMLKTLSLPNTGMAVTIDVGEAKDIHPKDKQSVGQRLAQWALASVYEKDMLPMGPIYRTSKVDGNKVIIEFDHSDGLRAKGDKVEGFAIAGPDKKFVWADAKIDGDKVIVSSDKVTEPASVRYAWAANPVFSLYNAANIPASPFRTDDWPEQSR; encoded by the coding sequence ATGAATATAATGAGGAATTGTTGCCTGATATCGCTTGCGGTGCTGTCTGGTCTGTCCAACGTCGCGAATGCCGAACTGAAGCTGCCAAGCCTGTTTTCTGACGCAATGGTCCTGCACCGAAACAAACCGGTGCGAGTTTGGGGTTGGGCGACTTCTGGTGCTGACATCTCCGTTTCCATCGCTGACCAGCGACATAAAGCGACGGCCAATGCAGACGGTCGCTGGCAACTGAACCTCAAACCGCTGCCCGCCGGAGGCCCTCATCAACTGACCGTTGCGGGAGACGGCGGCGAGATCACCGTGAAGGATCTGCTGATCGGCGAAGTGTGGCTGTGCTCAGGACAGTCCAACATGGCGATGACCGTCAACCGCGCGAAGAACTTCGATGCGGAAGCCAAAGCGGCAGACTACCCGCAGATCCGGATGTTTAAAGTCACCTCCGGCCACGCTCGAGAACCTCAGCAACATGCTAACGGTTCGTGGGCGGTATGCAGTCCAGACACCGTCGGTAGCTTTTCTGCAACCGCGTACTTCTTTGGACGGCGGGTGCATAAAGAACTGAACGTCCCCATCGGCCTGATCAATTCCTCGGTCGGCGGCACGTCCGTCGAATCATGGACCAGCATGCCAGCGCAATCAGCCGTCTCCGCCATCAAGCCACGACTGGATGCCTGGAAAGAATCAGACACCGCGTACGACGAAGAGGCCGCTAAAGCGCGATACGAAAAATCACTGGCCGCATGGACGCAGAAAGCCAAGGCCGCTCGCGCCGACGGCAAGAAAGCCCCGCGTAAGCCACAACTGGCTGGGCGACCTCGCGACGACCGCAACTACCCGGCTAATCTGTTCAACGGCAAAATTAATCCACTTGTCGGATTCACGATCAAAGGTGCCATCTGGTATCAGGGGGAAAACAGTTCGGGGCGAGGCTTCTCGCATCTGTACGGCGACCAACTCCCGACACTCATCACCGACTGGCGAACTCGCTGGGGGCAGGGCGACTTTCCGTTTGCATGGGTTCAGCTGCCCAACTTTCGGTCGCCTCAAACAGAACCTTCCCAAACCGACGGCTGGGTACAGGTGCAGGAAGGCATGCTGAAAACTCTTTCACTGCCAAACACCGGCATGGCCGTTACCATCGACGTGGGCGAAGCGAAAGACATTCATCCGAAGGACAAACAATCGGTCGGCCAACGGTTAGCTCAATGGGCCTTGGCCAGCGTCTACGAAAAAGACATGCTCCCCATGGGCCCGATCTATCGAACTTCGAAAGTTGACGGCAACAAAGTAATCATCGAATTTGACCACTCTGACGGGCTGCGAGCCAAAGGTGACAAGGTTGAAGGATTTGCCATCGCCGGGCCGGACAAAAAGTTTGTCTGGGCCGATGCCAAAATTGACGGCGACAAAGTCATTGTCAGCAGTGACAAAGTGACCGAACCGGCTTCCGTGCGATACGCCTGGGCAGCGAACCCGGTGTTCAGCCTCTACAACGCCGCCAACATCCCCGCCTCACCGTTCCGCACCGACGACTGGCCAGAACAAAGCCGCTAG
- a CDS encoding sugar transferase: MAKRLFDIVAAATALIVLGPIILLAAVGVRLSSKGPAFYCPHRIGRGGKRFTLFKLRTMHVDHGGNASVVTGATDARVFAFGNMLRKLKLDELPQLWNILKGDMSVVGPRPEDPKIVELHYDELGWETLAVRPGLAGVSSIYNYTHGERMLTGPNPEQIYVRELLPIKLALEVVYLRNASLVYDAKLILRTVAAIGQIVSGRTEFADPPEMPEARTLLAASSVALQRAA, encoded by the coding sequence ATGGCCAAACGCCTGTTTGATATCGTGGCCGCTGCGACCGCGTTGATTGTGCTGGGGCCGATCATTCTGCTGGCGGCAGTCGGAGTCCGTTTGTCCAGCAAGGGGCCGGCGTTCTATTGCCCGCATCGCATTGGTCGTGGTGGGAAGCGGTTCACGCTGTTTAAGCTTCGTACCATGCACGTCGACCATGGCGGCAACGCCAGCGTCGTGACCGGCGCGACAGACGCTCGCGTGTTCGCGTTCGGCAACATGCTGCGGAAACTAAAACTGGACGAACTGCCGCAGCTGTGGAACATTCTGAAGGGCGATATGAGCGTCGTTGGGCCGCGACCGGAAGATCCAAAGATCGTGGAATTGCACTACGATGAACTCGGCTGGGAAACGCTGGCTGTGCGGCCGGGGCTGGCCGGAGTCAGCAGCATTTACAATTACACGCACGGCGAAAGAATGCTGACCGGCCCTAACCCGGAACAAATTTACGTTCGCGAATTACTGCCAATCAAACTCGCTCTGGAAGTGGTCTACCTACGAAACGCGTCGTTGGTCTACGACGCGAAACTGATCCTGCGGACGGTCGCCGCGATCGGGCAGATCGTGTCCGGGCGCACGGAATTCGCCGATCCGCCAGAGATGCCGGAAGCTCGAACGCTGCTTGCCGCGAGCTCAGTGGCCCTGCAACGAGCAGCGTGA
- a CDS encoding PIG-L deacetylase family protein, with translation MTASNRKPRQVLVIAAHPDDELLGCGGTVALHAANGDNVTSVIVCEGESLRYGEDGVGQSDHIQVAANTLGVQDVHTLKFPDQKLDTFTLTDIITPLEKVVEEVQPQVVYTQYGGDINRDHEILFKAMLVATRPMEEFIEAIYAFDTASSTEWAYPRTFIPDTWVDITSTLEQKLAAMACYKSEVRPHPHPRSLEALAHRSAAWGNQCCMEHAEVFMTIRRTIRNGQTPV, from the coding sequence ATGACAGCGTCGAATCGAAAACCCCGGCAAGTCCTCGTCATTGCCGCTCATCCAGATGACGAACTGTTGGGCTGCGGCGGCACGGTGGCGTTGCACGCCGCAAATGGCGACAACGTCACTTCTGTGATTGTTTGCGAAGGCGAATCACTGCGTTACGGCGAAGACGGTGTGGGGCAGTCGGACCATATTCAGGTCGCCGCGAACACGTTAGGCGTTCAGGATGTGCACACTCTTAAGTTTCCCGACCAGAAGCTGGACACGTTTACTCTAACGGACATCATCACGCCGCTGGAGAAGGTGGTTGAAGAAGTTCAGCCGCAGGTCGTCTACACGCAGTACGGCGGCGACATCAATCGAGACCACGAAATCTTATTCAAAGCCATGCTGGTGGCGACTCGACCGATGGAAGAATTCATCGAAGCCATCTACGCCTTCGACACAGCCAGCAGCACCGAATGGGCGTATCCTCGCACGTTTATTCCCGACACATGGGTCGACATTACATCTACGTTGGAGCAAAAGCTGGCTGCCATGGCTTGCTACAAAAGTGAAGTGCGGCCGCATCCTCATCCGAGGTCACTCGAAGCGTTGGCTCACCGAAGTGCGGCATGGGGAAATCAATGCTGCATGGAACACGCGGAAGTCTTTATGACGATCAGAAGGACGATCAGAAATGGCCAAACGCCTGTTTGA